TTAGACTTCTTACACCTCTTTGGCATTCTGCACTAcgtttacataatttatgtttCATCTTTTTCAGATCCTTTATATACACTTATATTTTACGAGTTGATGCTTCAGAATTCTGCAGGAATGTGTATATAGAAACTGTCAAATAAGATCAGTTCAAGTACTTGTTCATTTTAGGTAGCTAGAGTATGAGTAGAATTGATGTTGGgaagtgtaacagcccaacccAGCCcaccccaccgctagcagatatgactttctttgggcttccctttgaggcttctcctcaagggagaggtttctacacccttataaaaaatgttttgttcctcccTCCAGCCAATGTAGGATccacaattcactcccttgggggccagcgtcctcgttgacacgtaacggaccaaaacggacaatatctgctagcgatgggtttGGGGTATTGTTATAAGTAACCACTCCAGAAACTGTACGATTTTACAATGGCAAATTGCCTAGTTTGTTGCCATCATGTATTGAAGGGAACACAGATCATGTACTAATTAGATATCTGTACTACTTGCATTCAATCCGAAaataaagtcaaaatgttTCTAGCCGTGTAAGTTGATTCTCTGATTCAATAACTAGCTCCAGCAAAATGGCattgaatgatgaaagttgtgccaatatatatgataattttttctGCACTTAATTGAACattttaatcttaatcttaggcttaaaagttcaagaaaattattagtttttttagtataattttGGAAGTTTTAGAGCCATTCTAGTTTAACCGATTTAACTAAAATTCAATTTGCTTGAACGTTCCCCATCACGTTTAGATTTCAAAGTGGGTCCAAAACTGAAGCTCGCCACACACATTTTCATGTCCAAAAAACCCTAATCACAGCCATGGATTGCCAATTGGGAGTGAGGAAATCTCACCTTATCCACACTGTCACCACAATTCCTTATCCAATTCCATCTCAGACGTCGTTCATTTATCAGATTCCCTCATAATCCCATTTCCCCATTAGCAACTATCCACCATTAATCCTCCTCCTTCGAGCCTTAGGACTCGGATTTTGTACAAAAGTTACAGAGAGTAATGGCGACCATGAATTCCAGCGTCTTGGCCTGCAACTACGCCATTTCAGGTGCTGGATCCGCCGAGCTTAACTCGAAACTCAGCGCCGTGACTTCTGTTGCGTCGCCTGGGGTTTCTGGTTACAAGTTGCCTGCGATTAGGGCTCAACAGGCTAGGGTTCCTGAAGCTAAGAATGAAGGAAGGAGAACTGCGCTTCTTTTCCTTGGAGCTTCCCTCTTTGCTGCGGCTGCTGCTTCCTCCAACTCTTCGGCTAATGCTGGAGTCATTGAAGAGTACCTTGAGAAGAGTAAAGCTAACAAGGTAAGCTACTCTTTGCTATCCAGATTATTCATGAACATTCAAATTGCTTTTATCATTTAGTTTTAGATCCTGTTTCGGTCTATGACCTCTATTCCAGTTAATATACTTTCAAATGCTCTGTTTGGATTCTTTGACTTGGCATATTAATGAGTCTTGTTCTTCATTCCTTGACTTAGCTCAAAAGTGTGTTTGGTCCTTGTTGTTGCTAAACTTCCATGGTACACGTAATAttccaagcccatcgctagtagatattgttctttttgggtttttcttttcgagttttccctcaaaatttttaaaacgtgtctaataggaagaggtttctacacccttataaagaatgcatcggtctcctccccaactgatgtgagatctcacagtctacctcccttcgaggcccaacgtccttgctgacactcgttcccttctccaatcgatgtgggatcccccaatccactccctttgggacCTAGCATCTCTTATTgacacaccgtctcgtgtccacccccatTGGGGGTTTAGTCTCCTtactagcacatcgtccggtgtctgactctgagactatttgtaacaactcaaacccactgctaacaaatattgtcctctttcttctttccctttcgCGCTTCCCCTCTAAGTTTTCAAAACGTGTC
This sequence is a window from Cucurbita pepo subsp. pepo cultivar mu-cu-16 chromosome LG19, ASM280686v2, whole genome shotgun sequence. Protein-coding genes within it:
- the LOC111781933 gene encoding photosystem I reaction center subunit N, chloroplastic isoform X1; translated protein: MATMNSSVLACNYAISGAGSAELNSKLSAVTSVASPGVSGYKLPAIRAQQARVPEAKNEGRRTALLFLGASLFAAAAASSNSSANAGVIEEYLEKSKANKELNDKKRLATSGANFARAYTVQFGSCKFPENFTGCQDLAKQKKVPFISDDLELECEGKDKYKCGSNVFWKW
- the LOC111781933 gene encoding photosystem I reaction center subunit N, chloroplastic isoform X2, yielding MATMNSSVLACNYAISGAGSAELNSKLSAVTSVASPGVSGYKLPAIRAQQARVPEAKNEGRRTALLFLGASLFAAAAASSNSSANAGVIEEYLEKSKANKELNDKKRLATSGANFARAYTVQFGSCKFPENFTGCQDLAKQKSHLSLMIWNWSVRGRTSTSVVPMSSGNGEENRTIY